In one window of Gossypium hirsutum isolate 1008001.06 chromosome A01, Gossypium_hirsutum_v2.1, whole genome shotgun sequence DNA:
- the LOC107961273 gene encoding uncharacterized protein yields MSSICISNCLNDAEDPKKPMRATYMNLYKWPGSDAEFLRSRTSSAPSSMDYCRPSVRVVDSISCRQMYLRSYRFSKKETVPEKTMKCFGKVKEKMGHGGRKKKKSNQRRVRIVIKRKCLVWRKVKVVLFRVFNRLLSCYASIDVLDQRNV; encoded by the coding sequence ATGAGTTCTATTTGCATTTCTAATTGTTTGAACGATGCTGAAGACCCCAAGAAACCTATGAGAGCAACCTATATGAATCTTTACAAGTGGCCAGGTTCAGATGCTGAGTTTTTAAGATCAAGGACCTCATCAGCTCCTTCTTCAATGGATTATTGTCGACCAAGTGTTCGAGTTGTTGACAGTATCTCTTGCAGGCAGATGTATCTGAGAAGCTATAGATTTTCCAAGAAAGAAACTGTGCCTGAAAAGACTATGAAATGCTTTGGGAAAGTTAAAGAGAAGATGGGTCATGGtgggaggaagaagaagaagagcaacCAAAGGAGAGTACGTATTGTTATTAAAAGGAAGTGTTTGGTTTGGAGGAAAGTGAAGGTtgttttgtttagggtttttaatagGTTGCTTTCTTGCTATGCTAGTATTGATGTTTTAGATCAAAGGAATGTTTAG
- the LOC107960695 gene encoding probable membrane-associated kinase regulator 3, which produces METTQASYNNGDEEDYIDIEVSSSSSNLLFYPITSPPSPQFEFQTCSSFYGEIASTTSPADELFYKGKLLPLHLPPRLQMLQSLLQTEEHCSSMASSSSSGFIGNNLKKSWCRKLKQIKQSTITQKLKSLFNKSGCSYECCCVKASVNTNGSHRRSFSGVIQRYSTPIMSLSTSSSSSGSSSSSSFSFGSSGFGDLHLLKRSNSSNSEVESSIQGAIVHCKMSQKLSSSKENSAK; this is translated from the coding sequence ATGGAAACAACCCAAGCTTCATATAACAATGGAGATGAAGAAGATTATATAGATATAGAGGtaagttcatcatcttcaaacttgttaTTTTACCCTATAACCTCACCACCATCACCACAATTTGAGTTTCAAACATGTTCATCATTTTATGGTGAAATTGCTTCAACAACTTCACCAGCTGATGAACTCTTTTATAAAGGAAAGCTCCTTCCCCTTCATCTTCCTCCTCGTCTGCAAATGCTTCAAAGTTTACTTCAAACTGAAGAACATTGCTCATCTatggcttcttcttcttcatctggtTTCATTGGTAATAACTTGAAGAAATCTTGGTGTAGGAAACTTAAGCAAATCAAACAGTCCACAATAACACAAAAGCTTAAGTCTTTGTTTAATAAATCTGGGTGCTCATATGAATGTTGTTGTGTTAAAGCAAGTGTGAATACAAATGGTAGCCACAGGAGGTCTTTTTCTGGTGTAATTCAAAGGTATTCTACACCAATAATGTCTTTATcaacatcatcttcttcatcaggttcttcatcatcatcatcattttcttTCGGTTCGAGCGGATTTGGAGATTTGCATTTGTTGAAACGAAGCAATAGTTCGAACTCAGAGGTCGAGAGTTCAATACAAGGAGCCATTGTTCATTGTAAGATGTCTCAAAAGCTTTCTAGTTCAAAAGAAAATAGTGCAAAATGA